From Girardinichthys multiradiatus isolate DD_20200921_A chromosome 3, DD_fGirMul_XY1, whole genome shotgun sequence, the proteins below share one genomic window:
- the si:dkey-26c10.5 gene encoding early activation antigen CD69 isoform X2 yields the protein MYIKFCRSYVVDKKEKQDEATLSVELEGEKVKQVEGNAGLYRLLCLILTIICLILLILVVVLGVKLQTESTVCPGNDRSEVQQSPPPTCNLQDCHKQFKRLGCQQCARGWLTFDGSCFFLSTTRLTWPESHKNCSASGGSLAVVTSQRIQSFLTEKGKLKYWIGLKQDYSTWNWVNNNELEHSYWKETAQNGDCAYLNSEGPVEKNWDRASCQTSTYFICQLQY from the exons ATGTACATCAAATTTTGTCGCAGCTATGTTGTggataagaaagaaaaacaggatgAGGCAACGTTGTCGGTTGAGCTGGAGGGAGAGAAAG TCAAACAGGTGGAGGGAAATGCAGGACTGTACCGTCTGCTGTGTTTAATCCTCACAATAATCTGCCTCATCCTTCTCATTCTTGTTGTCGTCCTTGGTGTGAAAC TCCAAACTGAATCCACAGTCTGCCCAGGAAACGACAGATCTGAAGTCCAACAAAGTCCTCCTCCAACATGCAACTTGCAGGACTGCCACAAGCAGTTCAAGC GTCTTGGCTGTCAGCAGTGTGCTAGAGGCTGGCTCACCTTTGACGGATCCTGTTTTTTCCTGTCCACCACCAGACTGACATGGCCCGAGAGCCACAAGAACTGCAGTGCCAGTGGAGGATCTCTGGCTGTTGTTACCAGCCAGAGGATTCAG AGTTTTCTGACCGAGAAAGGGAAATTGAAATATTGGATTGGACTGAAACAGGACTACTCCACATGGAACTGGGTCAACAACAATGAGCTGGAGCACAG TTATTGGAAGGAGACTGCACAGAATGGAGACTGTGCTTATCTCAACAGCGAAGGCCCAGTTGAGAAGAACTGGGACAGAGCTTCCTGTCAGACCTCTACCTACTTCATCTGTCAGCTGCAGTACTGA
- the si:dkey-26c10.5 gene encoding C-type lectin domain family 4 member E isoform X1 codes for MEMQEILTESPNSNEEEGAGEPKVERKTQEEAEPDYYEKLQCPTENVYVEAGHIHPKIKSTEVKQVEGNAGLYRLLCLILTIICLILLILVVVLGVKLQTESTVCPGNDRSEVQQSPPPTCNLQDCHKQFKRLGCQQCARGWLTFDGSCFFLSTTRLTWPESHKNCSASGGSLAVVTSQRIQSFLTEKGKLKYWIGLKQDYSTWNWVNNNELEHSYWKETAQNGDCAYLNSEGPVEKNWDRASCQTSTYFICQLQY; via the exons ATGGAGATGCAGGAGATCCTTACAGAGAGCCCAAACAGCAATGAAGAGGAGGGAGCAGGTGAGCCGAAGGTGGAACGAAAAACTCAAG AGGAAGCAGAACCAGACTATTACGAAAAATTGCAGTGTCCAACAGAGAATGTCTATGTGGAAGCTGGTCATATTCATCCTAAAATCAAATCAACAGAAG TCAAACAGGTGGAGGGAAATGCAGGACTGTACCGTCTGCTGTGTTTAATCCTCACAATAATCTGCCTCATCCTTCTCATTCTTGTTGTCGTCCTTGGTGTGAAAC TCCAAACTGAATCCACAGTCTGCCCAGGAAACGACAGATCTGAAGTCCAACAAAGTCCTCCTCCAACATGCAACTTGCAGGACTGCCACAAGCAGTTCAAGC GTCTTGGCTGTCAGCAGTGTGCTAGAGGCTGGCTCACCTTTGACGGATCCTGTTTTTTCCTGTCCACCACCAGACTGACATGGCCCGAGAGCCACAAGAACTGCAGTGCCAGTGGAGGATCTCTGGCTGTTGTTACCAGCCAGAGGATTCAG AGTTTTCTGACCGAGAAAGGGAAATTGAAATATTGGATTGGACTGAAACAGGACTACTCCACATGGAACTGGGTCAACAACAATGAGCTGGAGCACAG TTATTGGAAGGAGACTGCACAGAATGGAGACTGTGCTTATCTCAACAGCGAAGGCCCAGTTGAGAAGAACTGGGACAGAGCTTCCTGTCAGACCTCTACCTACTTCATCTGTCAGCTGCAGTACTGA
- the zgc:92606 gene encoding gamma-aminobutyric acid receptor-associated protein-like 1: MGSQYQRSVLLEVRRAEGERVRAKHPDKIPIIVERALRSRAPELDKKKYLVPSDLTVGQLCFLIRQRMSLKPEEALFFFVNNSLPPSSCPLSTVYEEHHEEDLFLYMTYSNESVYGA; encoded by the exons ATGGGCAGTCAGTATCAGCGCTCTGTACTGCTGGAGGTGAGGAGAGCCGAGGGAGAGAGAGTTCGTGCCAAACATCCTGACAAGATACCG ATTATTGTGGAGAGGGCCCTGAGGTCACGGGCTCCTGAGCTCGACAAGAAGAAGTACCTTGTGCCCTCAGATTTGACAG TGGGCCAGTTGTGCTTTCTGATTCGGCAGCGTATGTCACTGAAACCAGAGGAGGCGCTCTTCTTCTTTGTCAACAACTCCCTTCCTCCATCCAGCTGTCCGCTCTCAACTGTATATGAG gagCACCACGAGGAGGACCTGTTTCTCTACATGACCTACAGCAACGAGAGTGTGTACGGTGCCTAA